The following are encoded together in the Osmia lignaria lignaria isolate PbOS001 chromosome 13, iyOsmLign1, whole genome shotgun sequence genome:
- the LOC117610187 gene encoding uncharacterized protein LOC117610187 has translation MLDGSDINYSLISAVRNGDLKKVRELINSYGLSYSQAWSEGYVLLRDAIANEHTEIARLLLINGSKVNSKNKNKNKKPSDTPLHLAVMKGNREIVELLLNRGADVNARNAHSLTALHDAVERGNVEITKLLLNRGANVNAVDNYGKIPLYVAANKGYVQIAKDLLNHGAYTHSVCTLKEWEGYTPLLFASEGGSEEAVRLFLSRGVDVNATAKDCLTPLHVASKAGYETVVKVLLEHGAKVDAQDKNGKTALYLAVEQEYSNIVKVILKYCPDINNESNRSSLEAAVYGYRKEIVETFLQHGFTVNPKDIKNPKLLHTAVEKGYLKIVEDLLKYGANVNTLHSSMYKKGFTPLHNAANNKQKEMAKLLINYGANINAKDASEKTPIFYAIENVDAKVTKLLLTNGAGIKDSPELLSIAVKKKCKEIVEILLQHDADINATDECGRTALYFTALDKEREIAALLLSKGANVNAKTKDGETTLHAAIENGCTKVFEALLEYNADVNYVVKGDVTLLHVSAQKGNEVISKMLLKKGVDVNATRKDRMTALHIAAKNGHSQIVEILLEFGAEVDFRDEYGRTALHIASKEGYAQIINALLEYGSDINIISESGHTPLEYAMLNAEYFHNRFDHQFNNYNTDSDYYEPDRDYYDPYRDYYDPDRDYYDPYRDYYDPDREYCDPDRGIFPCEGYAEILKQYIVKVKTAGLYVSARNLRLINFDETRLMEISDNEISDNEISDNEISDNEIIGIKFSNFQRECKAEIEIMTGEKIDSSNTSFYDILTKSISQLAIYARNKNIVQALKSDDYKTKFPIYASVINGRFRRGIEKKKLLEQCNMFFHSLCESLLELPTYCTEKILSYLNGEDLRILIDACKPLNSPNTYISDVEHALVVKGRQIEFLDTN, from the coding sequence ATGCTAGACGGATCAGATATAAACTACAGTTTAATTTCTGCGGTTCGTAATGGGGATTTAAAAAAAGTACGCGAGTTAATCAATTCTTACGGTCTATCTTATTCACAAGCATGGTCAGAAGGATACGTTTTACTCCGTGATGCTATTGCAAATGAACATACAGAAATTGCTAGACTACTTTTAATAAATGGTTCCAAAGTtaacagtaaaaataaaaataaaaacaagaaaCCCTCTGATACTCCACTTCATTTAGCTGTTATGAAGGGTAACAGAGAAATTGTTGAACTGCTTCTAAATAGAGGTGCTGATGTTAATGCTAGAAATGCACACAGTTTGACAGCGCTGCATGATGCGGTTGAAAGAGGAAATGTGGAAATTACTAAACTCCTTTTGAATCGAGGTGCTAATGTTAATGCTGTAGACAATTACGGTAAAATTCCACTTTATGTTGCTGCTAATAAAGGATATGTGCAGATTGCTAAAGATCTTCTAAATCATGGGGCTTATACTCATTCTGTATGTACTTTAAAAGAGTGGGAGGGGTATACGCCACTACTTTTTGCCTCTGAAGGTGGAAGCGAAGAAGCTGTTAGATTATTTTTGAGTAGAGGTGTTGATGTTAATGCTACCGCGAAGGATTGTTTAACGCCACTTCATGTGGCCAGTAAAGCAGGATATGAAACAGTTGTAAAAGTACTCCTGGAACATGGGGCTAAGGTTGATGCCCAGGATAAGAATGGCAAGACTGCACTGTATCTTGCTGTTGAACAAGAATATTCAAATATTGTTAAGGTTATTTTAAAGTATTGTCCTGATATTAATAATGAAAGCAACAGAAGCTCTCTTGAAGCCGCAGTATACGGGTATAGAAAAGAGATCGTTGAGACTTTTCTTCAACATGGTTTTACTGTTAATCCTAAAGATATAAAGAATCCTAAATTGCTGCATACTGCTGTTGAGAAaggatatttgaaaattgttgaaGACCTGTTGAAGTATGGTGCTAATGTTAATACAttacacagttcaatgtataaaAAAGGTTTTACGCCTCTACATAATGCAGCCAACAACAAGCAAAAGGAAATGGCCAAATTATTGATAAACTATGGAGCTAATATTAATGCTAAAGATGCAAGTGAAAAAACTCCAATATTTTATGCTATTGAAAACGTTGATGCAAAAGTCACCAAACTACTTTTAACTAATGGAGCTGGTATAAAAGATAGTCCTGAGTTACTAAGTATTGCTGTTAAAAAGAAATGCaaagaaattgttgaaattcttttacaaCATGATGCTGATATTAATGCTACTGATGAGTGTGGAAGAACAGCCTTATATTTTACTGCTCTTGATAAAGAGAGAGAAATTGCTGCATTGCTGTTGAGTAAGGGGGCTAATGTTAATGCTAAAACTAAAGATGGAGAAACAACACTTCATGCTGCTATTGAGAATGGATGTACAAAAGTATTTGAAGCTCTTTTGGAATACAATGCAGATGTTAACTATGTAGTAAAAGGTGATGTGACACTGCTTCATGTTTCTGCTCAGAAAGGAAATGAGGTAATTAGCAAAATGcttttaaagaaaggggtcgACGTTAATGCTACACGAAAAGATCGAATGACTGCACTTCATATTGCTGCTAAAAACGGTCATTCGCAAATTGTTGAGATTCTCTTGGAATTTGGTGCTGAAGTTGACTTTAGAGATGAGTATGGTAGAACAGCACTTCATATTGCTTCTAAAGAAGGATATGCACAAATTATTAATGCTCTTCTAGAATATGGTTCTGACATCAACATTATAAGTGAAAGTGGTCATACGCCACTTGAATATGCTATGCTTAATGCTGAATACTTTCATAATAGATTTGATCATcaatttaataactataatacTGATAGTGATTATTATGAGCCTGATCGTGATTATTATGATCCTTATCGTGATTATTATGATCCTGATCGTGATTATTATGATCCTTATCGTGATTATTATGATCCTGATCGTGAATATTGTGATCCTGATCGTGGCATTTTCCCTTGTGAAGGATATGCTGAGATCCTTAAACAGTACATAGTTAAAGTAAAAACTGCAGGCTTATACGTAAGTGCAAGAAATTTAAGGTTGATTAATTTCGATGAAACTAGGCTCATGGAAATTAGTGACAATGAAATTAGTGACAATGAAATTAGTGACAATGAAATTAGTGACAATGAAATTATAGGCATTAAATTTAGCAATTTTCAGAGGGAATGTAAAGcagaaatagaaattatgaCAGGCGAGAAGATTGATAGTAGCAATACTTCTTTTTACGATATCCTGACAAAGAGTATAAGTCAATTAGCAATATATGCaaggaataaaaatatagtACAGGCCTTGAAATCAGATGATTATAAAACGAAATTTCCAATATATGCTAGTGTAATAAATGGTCGATTTAGGAGGggcatagaaaaaaaaaagttactgGAACAATGCAATATGTTTTTCCATTCTCTCTGCGAAAGCCTTCTTGAATTACCAACTTATTGTACTGAAAAAATATTGAGTTACCTGAATGGTGAAGatttaagaattttaatagATGCTTGCAAGCCTTTGAATAGCCCTAATACCTATATTAGCGATGTGGAACATGCCTTAGTTGTGAAAGGTAGACAGATAGAATTTCTAGATACTAACTAG